DNA sequence from the Salvelinus alpinus chromosome 7, SLU_Salpinus.1, whole genome shotgun sequence genome:
CTGCCTGAACTGTAGTTTAACTAAACTTCCTCACCTTTTTAAAGTTTTGTAGAGTTTTAACATACTGCTTTAACACTGACTGGTAAGCTATTCTAATAGTGTTGGTGATATTTAGTTTGTTGTATTGCAGTTGGAGGCGTAGCTGAACTAGATACTGGATCTGTTTCTGTTTTACAGCGGAGTTGGCGGCAGCCATCGGTGTGACTGCAGGAGCTACAGCTGCGggcatcctcctcctccagtacTTCTCcaaggggtcaggggtcaagcCCAAGGTCAACTTGGACCTGCAGAAAGACAACCCCAAAGTGGTGCATGCTTTCGACATCGAGGACCTCGGGGATAAGGCGGTGTACTGCAGGTGTTGGAGATCCAAGAAGGTAGGCTAGCTGTCAATTTTATGCTCTTTGTTTTAGTTTCTAGTTTCACAACTTCTCGCGATACATTGGAGCATACATGTCTTAACCACA
Encoded proteins:
- the LOC139580313 gene encoding CDGSH iron-sulfur domain-containing protein 1-like; this translates as MSSNVSLSKAELAAAIGVTAGATAAGILLLQYFSKGSGVKPKVNLDLQKDNPKVVHAFDIEDLGDKAVYCRCWRSKKFPYCDGAHAKHNQETGDNVGPLIMKRKEA